Within Anolis sagrei isolate rAnoSag1 chromosome 3, rAnoSag1.mat, whole genome shotgun sequence, the genomic segment AGCCCATACCCAACGAGTTACTTCATTTCGAATACATCTCTTTACACCTATTTGATCCCAAAAATACTAGTTCTAGAAAGCTGTTGtgacaggaagaaagaaaagaatcaaGTGGTATATGAACAgagcatgtatacatacatatagtaatattataataaattatatcctgccatataaaatcagatGAAAATATAAAGACTCCTACTTCTCTGGAATGAAGAGGCTATAACCAGTAGTATCCAAAAGCTGCTGTGCTGAAATGCAGGAACTCAACCAGGATGCTTTTACCAGTTGCAATCCTTTGGGTAATTTGGTGAGTCGGAGGAGCCGGAACGCCCGCTCACAGTCCATGCCTTCGTCCACTATAACATGTGTCACCTCTGGGGAAATCTGGCTGCAGATGCTTCCCCCATTCTGGAGGATCTGTTTCCGGAAGATCTCAGCTCTGGCTTGGCCAACTCCAGCTTGCAGAACGTAGGTTGTGATGGGCTCCAACCACCCTGATGATAAAAGACAAAGGTTCAACATAGTGGAGGTCAGTTTCAAATCCTATCTTATGATTGACAGCTTGAAGCCATAAAGAGAAtaaaggagggttttttttgtagAGCACACAACCAATATATTAAAGTATAATAACTGTACAAATGTCTATTTAATCGGAATTTCCCAAGTTATTACTCTCAAAAACAACTAATTTATATGACAAACTAGTTGTTCCTCATCATCTTAACAGAACACGAACACTACCACATAGCTTCTCTAGATAAACATACCTTTTTTGTTCCCAGCTTCATCTTTCAGTACTTTTGAAGGCACGACTTTTGGTAAATCATCTCTTGTTTTTTTTCGTTTCGGGAAAGCTTTGACAATTCCTTGGAGCTCCATGAAACATAGATAACTGCTTCCCAGGGACAAGTAAGCAACCTAGCTGGAAGTGAAGTTAAAGATAATGAAGAGtttgtttatttaatgtattgttgaaggctttcatggctagaattactgggttgttgtaggttttttgggctatatggctatgttctagaagcattctctcctgatgtttcgcccgcatctatggcaggcatcctcagaggttgtgaggtctgttggaaactaggaaataaTCTGGAAATCAaccctttatttttttttcctcaaaATATTCTCCAATTCCAATTTTCTTTTGGAAAACCGAATGATATTGTCTTTGATTAATATGTGTTCTCATGTTAGCATCtaacatgactctgtggtcaacttccattattattattattattattagtagtagtagtagtagtagtataatattattagtgttatgtttatctataccctgctttttctctccacgaaGTAGACTTGTCCATTATAGATTTGTGCTGGAGCACTtattctggatctacactgctgtatatccTAGAATGTGATCCCagacttgaactggattatatgagggcccttctgcatagccatataactcagaatatcaaggcagaaaatcccacaatatctgctttgaactgggttatctgaatccacactgctatatattccagttcaaagcagatgtgggcttttattcagctgtgtggaaggggcctgagtctacactgccagataatctgggatcagatcatggaatatagggcagtgtagatccagcttttgagactgtacttctctaggcatttgttgATCCTTCACATTGATCATGGACTTGCACTGGAGCAACTAGAgtccaactcaaagcagataatgtgggattttattcagctgtgtggaaggggcctaggatcAGATGGTGGGATATAAGGAACCAAAGCCcaacagatgggggggggggttactgtaTCTGCATGGCAGGTCTAAGGGAGACCACTTTCACACagtggaataaaatcccacattttctgctttgaactggaatatatggcagtgtggaatcagataacccagggcccttccacacagcgctatgtcccagaatatcaaggcagaaaatcccacaatatctgctttgaactgggttttctgaatccacactcagataatgccctgatattctggaatatagggctatgtggaagggcccaaagtgtttgatttagataacccagttcaaagcagatattgtgggattttctgccttgatattctgggagatagAACTCCATGGAAAGgctctgggttatctgggtccacactcaaGATAGAGTGGgtttttctgccatgatattctgggatatagggctgtgtggaagggcccccagttcaaagcaaatattttgggattttctgccttgatattctgggttttatggctgtgtggaaaggccggAGAGGAATAATCTGCTGAAACTCTTTTTGTTGCACAAGCATTAGAACCACAACTCTGTCCCTGACCATAAAAGGACCTCAGAAGccctttattttatggttcatgcaattaaatccttcctcatcccggATCCCCCTTCCCAAAAATTTACATTGcccaatctcccagtgttttaaaattttatttttgattttggcCTTGCCCAGTGTAATCTTTtgtgtttattgtttgtttttatattgttatgttgcttattatattggttttgcattctatgcttttattttttagttctgttatgcTTTTGCGTTATACTGtgtttactgtactgatgggcatggcctcatgtaagccaccctgagtccccctggggggagatggagcggggtataaataaagtattattattattattattattattattattattattattattattattcccagggcccacacagccatataacccagaatatcaaagcggataatccacagtatttgctttgaactgggttatctgagtccacactgtcatataatccagttcaaagtaaataatgtggGACTTTATATAGCGGCATggaaggggcccttccacacagccctgtatcccagaatatcaaggcagaaaatcccacaatatctgctttgaactgggttatttgtgtccacatgtcatataatccagttcaaagcaaataatgtgggactttATAAAGCTGCATGGTAGGGGcccctgggcccttccacacagccctatatctgagaatatcaaggaagaaaatcccacaatatctgctttgaactgggttatctgtgtccacactcagatattgtgggattttctgcctttatattctgtgtggaagggcccaaagcatttgatttagataatccagttcaaagcagatattgtgggattttctgcctttatattctgggatatagggctgtgtggaagggcccaaagcatTTGagttagataatccagttcaaagaggatatagtgggattttctgccattatattctgggatgtagggctgtgtggaagggcccaaagcatttgatttagataatccagttcaaagcagatattgtgggattttctgccattatattctgggatatagtgctgtgtggaagggcccccagactgggtacatctacactgcaaaattaatgcaatttgacacgaCTTGaagtgtcatggctcagtgctatggaattatgggaggtgTGGTTCTACAAgagtcccttccagacaggccctatatcctaagtcctcaaactaaagcccgggggccggatgcagccctccaaggttatttacccggcccccgctcagggtcaacctaagtttgaaatgacttgaaagcacacaacaatcctatctcatcagccaaaagcaggtccacacttcctattgaaatattaataagtttatatttgttagaattgttcttcattttaattattgtattgtttttaagtgttgcattacaagtaagatatgtgcagtgtgcataggaattcatttatttatttttttcaaattataatctggccctccaacagtttgagggactgtgacctggccctctgtttaaaaagtttgtggacccctggcctATGATATGATCCCAGATTTGCTGCTTAaaactgtttaaggagctccattggctgccgtttacctactgagcccaattcaaggtgcaggtgcttacctacaaagccctaaacggtttgggacctgcctacctgcgtgaccacatctccgtatatgaaacCACCCGctccctccgttcatccggagaggccctgctcatgattccacctgcgtcgcaggctcgtttggttggggaagagagacagggccttctctgtggttgccccccgactttggaacaccctccccaaaaacattagactagcacccacgttggcagtctttaggaagaacttgaagacctgactattccgatgtgcctttccagaataggataaccttcAGCACtacatcccagaagcactttattagagtataagactctctgcacattgcacttgcccagaatcccaacatatcacctcacacacccagcactttttaacctgtacccgtcattggcccggccctggttttattgcgtaatagtgtaatgttctgttttgttattgcttatgtttttaatttgctttgcattgtattgttattgtctgttgttgttgtgttgaggccttggcctttgtaagccgcatcgagtccttcaggagatgctagcggggtacaaataaagtttaataataataataataggactctaagatcttctggggaggccctgttctcgatcccgcctgcgtcacaagcacggctggcggggacgaaggacagggccttctctgtggtggcccctcggctgtggaacgaccTTCCCATGGacgttagatcagccccttcgttaatggtgtttcgtagaaaactaaaaacctggctgtttgaacaggcattcggataaacagtgcaatgtacacgatgaatataggatataggaatataggaacggaactatggatgacgaatttggatcacgattTGCTAATGTGTTGGTATTGATGTGTTATTACCATGTATACTATGTTGttaatggttttttaaattttgtatgttgttggattgactttttgctcttgttgtgaaccgcgttgagtcgcctacgggctgagaaactgcggtatacaagcaaagtaaataaataaataaataaataaaaagtccccactgccagataatctggaataaacagataacctgggaccagatcctgggatatagggtttatCTGGAAGGGCACAAGgcgggcctgggcaaacttgggccctctaggtgttttggacttcagctcccacaattcctaacagcctagttgggagttgaagtccaaaacagctggagggcccaagtttgcccaggcctggcccAAAATCTttcgctttctctgccaaagagaactgggggcctcaccaaattacaaacatcctgGATTTCAACaggaaagtggagtcaaactgcattgattctgtagCGCAGATACACCTTGGAGAAGATGAATTCACAGAGGCGGGGCGCAACCTCCTTGCAGCTGAGGTTCATTCCCTTCATTCACTTaccggagggaggggggagaggtgGGCGCAACAGCCGAGGTGGAGGATGGCGCGCGCACAGGGCGTTCCTTCCGGGTCAGAGCAGCAGAGCCGGAAGTGCCCGGCGGTTGCCGTGGAAACGGGGGCCGCGGCGGCAACATGGCCGGCCTCAGCTGGTTGGAGGCCTTGCGTGCAGCTCGCAAGACGGCCCTCGTCAGCGATGGTGAGGGGCGGGAAGGGGGCTCTGCAAAAGAGGACAGGGGACTTCTCAGTCACTGCAGAAGGGATGTCGCTTCGGTGCTATAGAGCAGACCTGgccaagcttgggccctccaggtgttttggactccaactcccaccattcctaacagcctcaggccccttcctttcccccctcagccgcttaagcttaagcggctgaggggggaaaggaaagggcctgaggctgttaggaatggtgggagttggagtccaaaacacctggagggcccaactttgcccaggcctgctctacacTCCAGTATGCATTTGGATAGTCATGGCTGATATTTGTGGTTTCCTGCTAAGCATAAGTGGTAACAGGGATATGGACCAGTGGAAATGTTATAGTGTAGGACTTATTTCCCCCCCTGTACTTCCTTTGTGTTTTGCTTACTCAGGCAAACGAAAAATCCATTACTTGTTTACTGATGGGAAGGAGATGGCGGAAGAGTATGACATGAAGACCAACCAACTGTTCTGTAAGCCTTTCTTTCTTTGGGATTTAAAACTTGGTTGcaaaaattgatttgttaatggtaCAAAACAGGGATTGATGAGGAGAATCTTAGGAAATTAATGTGGACCACAGCAAATAGGTCAGCTCCAAATGGTGTTCATCATAATAtggccctggtggcgcagcaggttaaaccgctgagatgctgaacttcctgaccgaaaggttgggggttcgaatccagggaaatgggagagctcccactgttagacctagcttctgccaacctagcagtttgaaagcatgcaagtgtgagtagatcaataggtgcagtTTCTGCacgaaagtaatggcgctccatgcagtcatgccggccacatgaccttggaggtgtctatggacaatgacgacttttcggcttagaaatggagatgagtaccaccccccagagtcagacgtgactagacttaatgtcaggggaaatctttacctttacccatgGCTTTAGATGAAGTTGTTTGAGACTTGGTTCTATTAACATGGCAACATTTccactagaacaggggtcctcaaactatggcccaggggctgaatacggccctccatggtcatttacccggcccttgctcagggtcagcctaagtctgaaatatcttgaaagcatacaacaaaaacaacaacaatcctatctcatcagccaaaagcaagcccacacttcccattgaaatactgataagtttatatttgttaaaattgtacttcattttcattattgtattgtttttaagtggtttttgcactacaaataagatatgtgcactgtgcataggaattaattcatgctcttttcaaattataatctggccctccaacagtttgagggacggtgacctggccctttgtttaaaaagtttgtggatccctgcaCTAGAAGGTCAGGCACACTTCATAGAATGGATGCTGTCCAAGTATGCCCTTGTATGCTTGAGGtgcagacttaatgcagtttgacatcaccttaactgcctatgagagttgtagttttacaaggtttttagtcttctctgtccaGAAGTAATGGTCCCTCACCAAATTATAATATCCAACATTACAGGGAAAATACATAGCAGCTTGGTGAATACTGTCCCAGCTCCCCCATCCCACTTAACTGttccactgtcactgtgattaaCAGGAGTGTATTTGTGCTCCTAATACTTGAGAAGTAGCTAATGTTCTCACACCCCTCATGCAAGTGATCTTCGCTCATTGTTGCAATAGGGAGAAACAGTCCCTATTGTCACCCCTCCTCCTTGTAGCAGAGATTGCTTACACAAGGGTGGATGTGTAAGAACCATCATGTCACAGATGTGGATATCatagctttaaaaatatatttcagtgtcattgtCTGAGGGGGTGGATGGAGGAAGACTTGAAAACCAGTGGAAGTGACAGGCCTGGTGAAGATGGCCTTAAAGTGAGGCAGAGACCTGGTGCTAAAGTAGTGGGCTGAGACTgttggagggaaagaaaacagAGAGGACGTAGAGGATGAGCCACTGGTTGCCCAGCCCTGCTGTGGCTTCTGCAAATCTCCATCAATGATGTTGTGCTTTTTTACTTTCTCCTTTAGAAGAAAGATTATATTGAATGAGATTTATGTAGCAGCCGGTAAGAATTGTAGTCTGTAGTTATCGTCCTCGAGAAGAAGGATGATACTGAAGGAGATCTTTGCAGCAGGAGTTGAGAATTGTAGTCTGGCACCTGCATGTTTTGGAAGAGGGGGTGTTTAGATACAGTAACATTTTTTGCAAACTCATGGGGATTTTGTGCCTCAACTCGCATGGAGGGCAGATTGCAATTAGATGCTAGTTAGCTTGGGGCACATGAAACTTTCCTGtataaatattttcaagaaaaTTATTTTCGCTAACAgtttttattcattattttttcaaCCATGTGACCCAATTGTAAAATGATCCCAACTATATAGCATGTGATATTACTCCTTGAAGTGTCAAGAATACCCTTTCCAACACAAATCTGCTACAAATTTGTTGATGTTTTACTCAAAGAACAATTTAAGGAGGCGctgctccttccccttccccttttccgCAGTGAGGAAATGGAGAGAGAAGAATACCCTAGGTGCTTCTGGCAACTGGCAGATTGAAGTGGGAGAACCAAACTTGTTTGTGCCAGCTACACTGGATCGTGACCTTATAAAAGAGAGTAGTAGCAATGTAAGTAAGGTTTAGCTTACTTATAGCTAAAGTTTGAATGGCTCTGATTTTTCAAgtaacatattgagtattttgagGTTGTTTGAATTCAGACACTTGATTTCATCCCAATATCATGTCACTTATCCAAGAGCTGGGATGTCATTTTTGTGAGGATATCCCCAAGGTTAGAAACCTCATGTATAGTTCTGTTTGATGACTTCAGGACTCTGAAGAATATGTGGGATGACTTGATTGCTAATATACATTTATGAAACTCTGTTGTACTAAATTGAAAATATTATTGCATGAACCCCAATATTGCCTTATTTATAAATTTCATATCCTTCATTTCAAATTCCCACGCACCATTCAGAAGAActcaacatacaatataaaatcataaattcAATTAAAGATATGACACaagggcaacagaaagcaaacacAGTttggaacaaaacaaacacagtagGAAAAAGCTACCAAGGTGAATTGTCATCATGAATTCTGAGAAAACAGAATGGAGCGCCCCATACGGTTTGGAGCTAGGAGTTTGACAATAATTAAACTGGCAGCAGCTTAATGAGAATGGAGTCTTATGTGGATCTGGGGGTCTTGCTGTATTGAATACTGTATTGAATACCCCCTCATAACGGCAAAACCCATACCTGCAATTCCATTTACCTaaatgggagcccccagtggcgcagtgggttagacccttgtgccggcagaactgaagactgacaggtcataggttcgaatctaaggagagcatggatgagctcattctgtcagctccagctccccatgtggggacatgagagaagcctcccacaaggatggtaaaacatcaaaacatctggacgtgaCCTAAAGTACACCTTATAAATTGGCAGTTCTAATTTGATTTTGGAATTCAGCTTCAGTATAACAGAAGTCTTATTAATAAAAACAAGCACCTTATGGGAGGACACCAGGAATCCTCACTTATGCTGTTGCAAGAATGCTTATATACGTTTACTATCTATTCCACCAGACTAGAATGGGGGTGACTGAACATGTACATTTTCTTTAGCCTGTCTTTATGAGAAAAGACACGAAGAGCAGTTTCCAGTGGCGGATCCGGAACCTACCATATCCCAAAGATGTATACAGTGTTTCAGTGGAGAAGGATCAACGTTGCTGTGTGGTCCGGACGACAAATAAGAAGTCAGTAAGCAGGGTTCACTGAGGGTGGGATCCAGTTGTTACAGTTTAGAGCCTTAAATAAACTCCCAGGCCTGGAGACAGTGGCATGCACACCCTTTCTTACAAAATTCAGCAACTTCTGCTCTTCCTAGTTAACAACATTGTTAGAAATTGAAGCAAGTTTGTTCCTAATTTTTGGTAATTCACTTCTCATTTCTTGTTCCTAACCAATTTTTATGTAATCCCTGAAGATTGCCTAGAGGTGGTGCTGTTGGCAAAGGCCTGTTCTTTTCTGTTTGGCTGTGTAGCTTAAGGCTTGCTAGAGTTCTTCTGAGGGCAAAGAGTACTATTAATCAGTGACAGTAAAGAACCAGGGATATAGCCAGGACTTGTCAAACACTTCACAATGAAGGCCAGACTACATTAACCCTGTGGGCCCTTCCACTTAGCATCTTTCCTTCTGATTGCTATTAGCAGGTGCAGGATTGGGTTCCTGCTGCTCTGTGGCCTCTTCTTCATATGTATAGAGGTGCTTAAGTACTTGTTGATTTCAGCAGCCCTTGAATATCTCTGCTTTTTACAGAATCTCATAGTGGGTCTCGTAACACTAGAATTCAGGGTCAGTCACCCAATAAAATTGATTAGTAGTAGATTTCAGGACGGCACAAAAGAAAGTACTTCTTCACATAACCCATAAATAACTTGTGGAATTTGCTTCCACAAAATGAGTTGATGGGCACTGGCTTAGGTAGCTTTCAAAGGGGATTAGACACATTCATGGAGGATAGATCTACCAATAGTTATTAGACATGATAGGCAAATGGAATTTCTGTGTTCAAAAGCAGTCTCTCTAAATAGTAGGAAAAGAATCAGGGCTCTTTTCTTCATGTTCTACTTGTGGACTGCTAGCTAATGCTGGAAATAGTATGCTGATCTAGCTTTGAACAGATCCtgtagagcagaggtcctcaaactttttaaacagagggccaggtcacaatccctcaaactgttggagggccggattataataaaaaaaaaacatgaatgaattcctatacacactgcacatatcttatttgtagtgcaaaaagcacttaaaaacaatacattaattaaaatgaagaacaattttaacaaatataaacttattagtatttcaatgggaagtgtgggcctgcttttggctgatgagatagggttgttgttgttgttgttgttgtgtgctttcaagttgtttcagacttaggctgaccctgagcaagggccgggtaaatgactttggagggccatatccggcccccaggccttagttttaGGACCCCTCCTGTAGAGCATCTCCTTATGATAACATTTAATCATGTGGAGACTTGAACATAGATGCCCATGTTAACTGTTGGAGTTAAGATCACATATCTTTGCACAGAACATGACAGTTTGTCATCTATTTGGAAAATGGCCCCGAAGAGTGCAACGAAGAAAGGAAGTAGAAAAGCTGAATATCAGCAATACTGTTTTACAAGTGAGGTGGTATCATCCCTTGAACCACTTGAGTGATGTTGCTTTTAGGGGTATTTAATTGTATAGCTGCAAAAGAAATTTTAGAAAGCTAAGATAATGTGGTAGCACACATTTGCAATGCTTTGTCCTTTACTGTCATTAGTTCCTATGGATGTCAGTTTCAgatattttaaacttttgtaatGTGTGTTTAAAGCCCCAAGTGTGATGTAGCAGGTCTTGTAACCAGATCTTAATAATTTCTTTCACAAAAGAAATCAATTTGCACTGCAACCAAAAACTAAGGATCCTATACTAAGTGGCCACTGTTGATTTAGATGAAAAGCAGTGCTTAGCTAAAACAATAGTAGTCTGGCACATGATGTTACACAATATAcaaattgagtatcccttatctgaaatgctaggGATCCAAAGTTTTCTTTATTCTggggggtttgttttgttttaattttggaatacaggcagaccccaagtcataaacatccaacttaccaATAACTCATAGTTACAAGCAGGGGTGagccaacaggaagtgagagaaatctacccctagggagggaaactcactcctgaaagagttatcttggggaaaaggagtctctaatgaagctttatcaccaatccttgtttccacagcaagccattttttttcaaaatccaattatcacagggacagaaagtgaggggaaatcttctgaacaagggcacaggcaataaaacaacaaccacaagggtgttaactcttcttgtttttctcatttttttggctggagttatagttaaaatgtacctgttgtgacttacaaacaaatttaagttaagaacaaacctacagaacctattttgtttgtaatttgggggacTGCTTGTACTTGCATATTCATAATGAGGTATCACTGCAATGGGGTGCAAGTCTaaacaaaaaaatcatttatgtttcatatacataagcaattgtatatactgtattttaaataattttgtgcatgagacAGTTGGTTTACATTGatccattagaaagcaaaggtgtcactatcttagccacccatgtgTACACTTTCAAGTAATTCCACATAAGGTATACTCAAATTGTGCTCCAATTTTTGGGCCGTTTAATACTTCAACAGGGAATTCATTGTAGCTTTTTCACCAACAGTGCCATCAAGAATAAAAAGATGAGGCACAAAACACAGTGGGGATATCTAAAATCTTGTAGGGACTATTCAATCAAACCATGAACCAGAGCTATCAGAACTGTGTGTGTCATGGTGTGTTGcacaaacataatgagaaatgacaaaatcttggaaatgtaagttattatcttacaaatcatatatttaaaaaaatataaatgaaatattggCCAAGCAACCACATCTTGAATTGATAGGGTTGCCTCTGTAGTTTGAAATCTCTTAACACGGGGCCTActctaaaaaaaaattcaaagtgaGATTGGGTGATTTCTCTCTTTTGAGGCACTTTTATTGTGAAATTTCATCTCCATCAAGTCCTCTCAGGCCATGGCATTATCTTCTCTGATTTTTAGAATGCCAGCAAAGCTCTTTGTTTTTTCTAAATTTTATAGTTACAGATGGCTACCATTGGGGTATTTGTCCATTCTTTTTAATTTCCTGTGTCAGTGTTTCTATCTTTACAATATGGGATGATATTATCATAACTGTTTTTTAAGTGGTAATACT encodes:
- the DPCD gene encoding protein DPCD — encoded protein: MAGLSWLEALRAARKTALVSDGKRKIHYLFTDGKEMAEEYDMKTNQLFLRKWREKNTLGASGNWQIEVGEPNLFVPATLDRDLIKESSSNPVFMRKDTKSSFQWRIRNLPYPKDVYSVSVEKDQRCCVVRTTNKKYYKKFSIPDLDRFQLPLDSTALSFTHANNTLIITYQKPKEILAAEEELQKELKKIKAANDGDGECKTQ